TGTTTGAGGCCCTGGGTTCCCTTCAACTCCACCAGTTACCATGAAGTATTGCTTCAACTTGTCATCATAGGTCCCAAGTTTCCAGATAGTCTCTCTAGCACAAATAGTTGGAGTAAAAAACCTGACATTAAGATCAGTTGAAAGACGAACAACACCTTTTTTGGCATCAAAAGGTGTGAAAACCACAGGCAAGCCTTGTTGTACTTCATCGACTTCTTGAATAATGTCTCTAGGACAAGTATTATTTTGTTTAACGTTGGAAGGGTAAAGTCCGCCTCCTCTACCTCGGATCACCGGCAGCACGAAATAGTTGAGACCCACTTGTACTTTGTCTCCATTGATGTCCAGAACTGGAGATGGCGATGAACCTGCTAACAACCTTGAGGGATTGGGTACACACAGGGCTAAAGGGATAATTGAAAGTGAAACTAGTAGCAACAGGGTGTTCATTTTCTTAATTTCTAGAAATTGACATGAGTTTCCGGGCAAGTGGATGTCAATTTATAGAGGGATAaaggtgttttttttttttttgcgcaCGTGGGTGATCTCAAATCTCCATGCTCGTTTATTTTTATGAGGTACTAGACGGTGACGGGTATATAATTTAAGTGAATTTATTTGACAGAATATGACGACTTCTTAAATTTATCATATAAATATGCTATAATATTTTGTGTCGCTAGTTGAAAGACTTTGTAATTGTATATTTAAATATGTAACAACATTTGTAAGAttaagatttaaaataaaatagggTCACATAAACCTTGAATGGAGGGTGTAATTTATATGTTGAGTTCTAATATATACATATAGACCAATTCAAAGGTAAAATATTCAGTTGAATTCATGCCGCAATGTAATTTGCCACTTACGTGCGCCAGAGGGGTAATGCTGTATTTCGGGCCCGGCCCGGCCCTAAATGGGCCGGGCTTAGCGGGGCTGGGCTCTGGCGGTCCAGAgcttcgtgggctcaacgggtggaaccagtccgtgacgggcctaagcccatatggtcctgggctaaacgggTCGGTCTCGTGGGCTTa
Above is a window of Nicotiana tabacum cultivar K326 chromosome 8, ASM71507v2, whole genome shotgun sequence DNA encoding:
- the LOC107812131 gene encoding kunitz trypsin inhibitor 5-like produces the protein MNTLLLLVSLSIIPLALCVPNPSRLLAGSSPSPVLDINGDKVQVGLNYFVLPVIRGRGGGLYPSNVKQNNTCPRDIIQEVDEVQQGLPVVFTPFDAKKGVVRLSTDLNVRFFTPTICARETIWKLGTYDDKLKQYFMVTGGVEGNPGPQTLSSWFKIEKLGTDYKFVFCPSVCKICKVICKDVGIYSTKDGVRFMALSDTPFRVMFKKTF